One region of Eleutherodactylus coqui strain aEleCoq1 chromosome 5, aEleCoq1.hap1, whole genome shotgun sequence genomic DNA includes:
- the TPST2 gene encoding protein-tyrosine sulfotransferase 2 — protein MRFTVKKVLLVFGFIVLVVLAVHLGQQMLECQQILDEGYGRRSHGVMKPENEELVMMDANNIEYRYSKDMPLIFIGGVPRSGTTLMRAMLDAHPDVRCGEETRIIPRILAMRQAWSKSGSEKMRLDEAGVTDGVMDAAVQAFILEIIAKHGEPAKLLCNKDPFTLKSSVYLSKLFPNSKFLLMIRDGRASVHSMITRKITIAGFDLNSYRDCLTKWNKAIEIMYAQCLEIGEHKCLPVYYEQLVLHPKQTMHAIIEFLGIPWNDAVLHHEEMIGKPGGVSLSKTEKSTDQVMKPVNLEALTKWVGKLPTDIVEDMARVAPMLARLGYDPSANPPKYGNPDALVVNNTHRVLKGDFKTPSSLKGSIQIHQNNSSHW, from the exons ATGCGGTTCACGGTGAAGAAGGTGCTGTTAGTGTTTGGCTTCATTGTCCTGGTGGTCTTGGCCGTGCACCTTGGTCAGCAAATGCTGGAGTGCCAGCAGATTCTAGATGAAGGTTATGGTAGAAGAAGTCATGGTGTCATGAAGCCAGAGAATGAAGAACTTGTAATGATGGATGCCAACAATATAGAGTACAGATACAGTAAAGACATGCCACTTATATTTATTGGGGGAGTGCCAAGAAGCGGTACCACATTAATGAGAGCTATGCTGGACGCTCACCCCGACGTCCGCTGCGGAGAAGAGACACGAATCATTCCTCGGATATTAGCGATGCGCCAAGCGTGGTCGAAGTCTGGCAGTGAAAAGATGCGTCTTGATGAGGCCGGTGTAACCGATGGGGTCATGGATGCCGCTGTGCAGGCCTTTATACTAGAAATTATAGCAAAACACGGAGAACCCGCTAAACTGCTGTGTAACAAGGATCCCTTTACTTTGAAGTCATCCGTTTATCTTTCCAAACTGTTCCCGAATTCCAAGTTCCTACTAATGATTCGGGATGGCCGTGCCTCTGTGCATTCTATGATCACTCGGAAGATCACCATAGCTGGCTTTGATTTAAACAGCTATAGAGACTGCCTGACCAAATGGAACAAGGCGATAGAGATCATGTACGCCCAGTGCTTGGAGATCGGGGAGCACAAGTGCCTTCCGGTTTATTACGAACAGCTAGTTTTGCATCCTAAGCAAACCATGCACGCCATTATTGAGTTTCTTGGTATCCCATGGAACGATGCTGTGCTCCATCATGAGGAAATGATTGGAAAACCAGGAGGTGTATCCCTTTCTAA GACTGAAAAGTCAACAGACCAAGTAATGAAACCTGTGAATCTTGAGGCCTTGACTAAATGGGTTGGCAAGCTTCCAACAGATATAGTAGAGGACATGGCTCGTGTCGCTCCAATGCTTGCTCGACTAGGGTATGATCCCTCTGCAAATCCGCCAAAATATGGTAATCCAGATGCACTAGTGGTCAACAACACCCACAGA GTCTTAAAGGGTGACTTCAAAACACCGAGCAGCCTGAAAGGATCTATTCAG ATTCATCAGAATAACTCCTCGCACTGGTGA